One segment of Ziziphus jujuba cultivar Dongzao chromosome 12, ASM3175591v1 DNA contains the following:
- the LOC107429632 gene encoding uncharacterized protein LOC107429632 isoform X1, with protein sequence MYARRIKCRNQAWGGFYLSKYLTRPDCFYHGSPRSLTHKVVAGNKPLHGSLIRRHLFYSFSSRGVATACTYLDVKPSTCLKTSQLRFYSSEGGDGRNASDDKHVPLKDGVTLDKGKNWHEKGKEDIRIDAHARLGEQDQKEWLINEKLSIETRKKESPFLTRRDKFKNEFLQKVVPWEKITVSWDTFPYYINEHSKNLLIECAASHLKHKRFAATYGARLNSSSGRILLQSAPGTELYRERLVKALARDLQVPLLVLDSSILAPYDFSDDCQEGESDDDRTESGEETESEIDEENDASNEEEWTSGNDARSDCSDNDEVDVQATAEAALRKLVPCNLEEFEKRVSGESDSSPESSNVKAAESTDKSPRPLKKGDRVKYIGSSVHIEADNRIILGKISTSEGPTNAYTIIRGRALSNGQRGVVYEVNGDRVAVILDINDNKENEVKKGEKESEQPAQPPVYWIPVKDIELDHDAQTEDCYIAMEALCEVLHALQPLIVYFPDSSQWLSRAVPKSNRKEFVCKVEEIFNQLSGPVVLICGQNKVESGSKEKEKFTMILPNFGRLAKLFNFAQPLSLRRLTEGLKATKRSDDNQIYKLFTNVLSIYPPKEEDLLQTFNKQVEEDRKIIISRSNLNELHKVLEEHELSCMDLLHVDTDGVLLTKQKAEKVVGWAKNHYLSTCLLPSIKGDRLYIPRESLEIAILRLKEQEAISRKPSQNLKNLAKDEYETNFISAVVPPGEIGVKFDDIGALEDVKNALNELVILPMRRPELFSRGNLLRPCKGILLFGPPGTGKTLLAKALATEAGANFISITGSALTSKWFGDAEKLTKALFSFASKLAPVIIFVDEVDSLLGARGGSFEHEATRRMRNEFMAAWDGLRSKDSQRILILGATNRPFDLDDAVIRRLPRRIYVDLPDAENRMKILRIFLAQENLGPGFEFDKLAHATEGYSGSDLKNLCIAAAYRPVQELLEEERKGSKNDASPGLRPLNLDDFIKSKSKVGPSVAYDATSMNELRKWNEQYGEGGSRQKSPFGF encoded by the exons ATGTATGCAAGGAGAATAAAGTGTAGAAATCAGGCTTGGGGAGGTTTCTATCTATCAAAGTATTTGACAAGGCCAGATTGCTTCTATCATGGTTCTCCTCGATCTTTGACTCATAAAGTAGTTGCAGGAAATAAACCCTTACATGGTAGTTTGATCAGAAggcatttattttattcattttcgtCAAGGGGTGTTGCTACTGCATGTACCTATTTGGATGTGAAACCTAGCACATGTTTGAAGACTAGTCAGTTACGATTTTATAGTTCAGAGGGTGGCGACGGAAGAAATGCAAGTGACGATAAGCATGTACCTCTTAAAGATGGGGTTACTCTTGATAAAGGAAAGAATTGGCATGAAAAGGGTAAGGAAGATATCAGGATTGATGCGCATGCTCGACTCGGAGAACAGGATCAGAAAGAATGGCTTATTAATGAGAAGCTTTCCATTGAGACAAGAAAGAAAGAGTCACCCTTTTTGACCAGACGTGATAAGTTCAAAAATGAGTTCTTACAAAAAGTTGTTCCATGGGAGAAGATTACTGTCTCATGGGACACGTTTCCTTACTACATTAA TGAACACTCCAAAAATCTTTTGATCGAATGTGCCGCTTCCCACTTGAAACATAAAAGGTTCGCTGCTACTTATGGTGCTCGCTTGAATTCTTCAAGTGGGCGGATTCTTCTTCAGAGTGCTCCAG GAACTGAGCTTTACCGGGAGAGATTAGTTAAAGCACTTGCACGAGATCTACAAGTCCCTCTGCTGGTGCTTGACAGCAGCATTCTTGCTCCTTAT GATTTTAGTGATGATTGCCAAGAGGGTGAATCAGATGATGATAGAACAGAGTCTGGGGAGGAGACGGAGTCAGAAATTGATGAAGAAAATGATGCAAGTAATGAAGAAGAATGGACCAGCGGTAATGATGCAAGATCGGATTGTAGTGATAATGATGAAGTTGATGTGCAGGCAACTGCTGAAGCAGCCCTTAGGAAACTTGTTCCCTGCAACCTTGAAGAGTTtgaaaag AGAGTCTCTGGAGAATCCGATAGTTCACCTGAGTCCTCAAATGTCAAGGCTGCTGAATCTACTGATAAATCCCCACGGCCGCTGAAGAAAG GTGATCGGGTAAAATATATTGGGTCTTCTGTGCATATTGAAGCAGATAACAG GATCATATTGGGGAAGATATCAACATCTGAGGGTCCAACAAATGCTTATACCATTATTCGTGGCAG GGCTTTGTCAAATGGCCAACGTGGGGTGGTATATGAAGTGAATGGAGATCGTGTTGCTGTTATTTTggatattaatgataataaagaaaatgaagtGAAAAAGGGAGAGAAAGAATCAGAGCAACCTGCACAACCACCAGTTTATTGGATACCTG TTAAGGACATTGAGCTTGATCATGATGCCCAGACTGAAGATTGTTATATTGCAATGGAAGCTTTGTGTGAG GTATTACATGCCTTGCAACCTCTTATTGTATATTTTCCAGACTCTTCTCAATGGTTGTCTAGGGCAGTTCCCAAGTCAAATCGGAAGGAGTTTGTCTGTAAGGTGGAAGAAATTTTTAACCAGTTGTCTGGTCCTGTTGTTCTGATTTGTGGTCAAAACAAAGTTGAATCTGGGTCGAAGGAGAAAGAGAAATTT ACAATGATACTTCCAAACTTTGGTCGTCTTGCCAAACTG tttaactttgCGCAGCCTCTATCTTTGAGGCGTCTTACTGAGGGTCTGAAGGCAACAAAGAGATCAGAtgataaccaaatatataagcTCTTTACTAATGTTTTGAGTATATATCCTCCTAAG GAAGAGGATCTCCTTCAAACTTTCAATAAGCAGGTTGAGGAAGACAGGAAAATTATCATATCAAGGAGCAATCTAAATGAATTACATAAG GTTCTTGAAGAACATGAACTGTCATGCATGGACTTACTGCATGTAGACACTGATGGTGTGCTCTTAACAAAACAGA aAGCTGAGAAAGTTGTTGGCTGGGCTAAAAATCATTACTTGTCAACCTGCCTGCTTCCCTCTATAAAAGGAGATAGACTATATATTCCTCGTGAAAG CCTTGAGATTGCAATTTTGAGGTTGAAGGAGCAAGAAGCTATATCTCGTAAGCCCTCACAGAATTTGAAG AACCTTGCCAAGGACGAATATGAGACCAACTTTATTTCAGCAGTCGTGCCTCCTGGTGAAATTGGTGTCAAGTTTGATGACATAGGTGCTCTTGAGGATGTGAAAAATGCATTAAATGAACTTGTCATTCTTCCAATGAGGAGGCCCGAGCTTTTTTCTCGTGGAAATTTGTTGCGG CCTTGCAAAGGAATACTACTTTTTGGGCCTCCTGGAACTGGGAAGACCCTTCTTGCCAAGGCACTTGCTACAGAAGCTGGGGCAAACTTTATCAGCATAACTGGTTCAGCACTTACATCGAAG TGGTTCGGCGATGCTGAAAAGCTTACTAAAGCTCTCTTCTCCTTTGCCAGCAAGCTTGCTCCAGTCATTATATTTGTTGATGAG GTTGACAGTTTGCTTGGTGCTCGTGGTGGTTCTTTTGAGCATGAAGCAACTAGAAGAATGAGAAATGAGTTTATGGCAGCTTGGGATGGATTGAGGTCAAAAGATAGCCAACGAATCCTTATCCTTGGTGCTACAAATCGACCCTTTGACCTTGATGATGCTGTTATTCGTCGCTTACCGAGAAG GATATATGTAGACTTACCAGATGCCGAAAATCGTATGAAGATTTTGAGAATATTTCTTGCACAAGAGAATTTAGGGCCTGGTTTTGAGTTTGACAAACTTGCTCATGCAACTGAGGGGTACTCTGGCAGTGACTTGAAG AACTTATGTATTGCTGCTGCTTATAGACCTGTACAAGAACTTTTAGAGGAAGAAAGGAAG GGAAGCAAAAATGATGCGTCTCCAGGCTTGAGGCCACTCAATCTGGATGATTTTATTAAGTCAAAATCCAAG GTTGGGCCGTCGGTTGCCTATGATGCCACAAGTATGAATGAATTAAGGAAATGGAATGAACAATACGGAGAAGGTGGAAGCAGGCAAAAATCACCATTCGGCTTTTGA